One part of the Lycium ferocissimum isolate CSIRO_LF1 chromosome 8, AGI_CSIRO_Lferr_CH_V1, whole genome shotgun sequence genome encodes these proteins:
- the LOC132066811 gene encoding uncharacterized protein LOC132066811 has protein sequence MATFIKVLGLVLCLALMCDGTESLGCGSDIIINQAKLGVIKGQQVWNATLTNTCACTLLDVKLSIPNFESVIKINTTIISKSHDDIYDVNGGQPIYSNSGVFFTYAGKSLDVIINDYTEACS, from the exons ATGGCAACATTCATCAAAGTCCTTGGTTTAGTTCTTTGTCTTGCTCTGATGTGTGACG GCACTGAGAGTTTGGGATGTGGTTCTGACATTATAATCAACCAAGCAAAATTAGGAGTCATTAAAGGACAACAAGTTTGGAATGCGACTCTGACAAATACATGTGCTTGTACTCTACTTGATGTGAAATTGAGCATTCCCAATTTTGAATCTGTCATTAAAATCAATACTACCATCATCTCCAAGTCCCATGATGATATCTACGATGTTAATGGAGGTCAACCAATTTATTCAAATTCTGGTGTCTTTTTCACTTATGCTGGAAAAAGTCTCGATGTTATAATAAATGACTACACAGAGGCTTGTTCATGA